The genomic DNA GCGCCGTGGGTGTCCACCCCGCACAGGTTGGCCCCGGCGACGTGGGCCGCGCACACGCGCGCGTTCGCCTCGCTCGCCCCGGCCGCGACGAAAATCCGCGCGATGAAGTCGCGCAACTCGGCAAAGCTCACTACCCGGTCAGCCATGGTGCCCCCCACGATCCCCGCGGGTGGCCACGTTCGTCAACCACCGCGCCATCACCTCGGTCGACCGCGGCCCGCCGCGCTCGCGGACCGGCACTCGGGGTGCTTCTGTCGTTGCGGCGAAAGGTGATTCAATGCAGAGCCATGAAACTGCAGAACAGGGTTGCGCTGGTGACCGGCGCGGGACGCGGCATCGGACGCGCGATTGCGCTGGCGTTCGCCCGCGAGGGGGCCGACGTGGCGGTGACGGCGCGTACCGCGGCCGAGATCGACAGGGTAGCGGCAGAAGTTACCGCCCTGGGCCGCTCCGCGGCGGCACTGGAGGTCGACCTGAGCGGACGCGCTGCGGCGATCGCTCTGCCGGAGCGGGTGGCAAACCACTTTCCGGCGGTCGACATCCTGGTGAACAACGCGGGCATCGGCAGCAACGCTTCCCCGCATCGCGTCGTCGACTACGACGACGCCTTTTGGGACCTGAGCCTGGCGGTCAACCTGACGGCACCCTACCTGCTCACCAAGGCGCTGGTGCCGGCGATGGTCGAGCGCGGCTGGGGCCGGGTGATCAACATGGCCTCCGTTGCCGGCAAGCGCGGCCTGCTCGCCGCCGGTGCCTACACCGCCACCAAGCACGGCCTGATCGGGCTGACCCGCACCGCGGCCCTGGAGACGGCCGGCACCGGCGTTACGGTCAACGCCATCTGCCCCGGCGCCACCCGCACCGTCATGATGCTGCGGCGGCTCAAGGTGGACGCGGAGTTGCGCGGCGCGCCGGTCGGCGAGGTGGAGGCCAACATCAACCCGATGGGCCGGATGCTGGAGCCCGAGGAGATCGCCGAGCTGGCCGTCTATCTCGCCTCCGACGACGCGCGCGGCATGACCGGCCAGGCCCTCAACCTGTCCGGCGGCTCCACCATGCACTGACCCGAGGTTGCAGGGATGGAGACGGCAGGTAGTTGCTACACCGGCTGCGGAACGCCCGGACCCGATGGCTCGGACGAGAGGGGGGAGTCGTCATGAAGCCGGACAAGCTGGCGGATTCGTCCGACGCCGGGAGTTTCACCCCGTTGCACAGAGCGGTGTTGGGCGGTCGCTTGCAGGAGGCGAAGAGGTTGCTGAACTGCGGCGCGGATGTCGACGAGAGGTTGGCAGGGCTCGGATGGACGCCGTTGTACATGGCCGCGGTACTGAGCGAATCCCCCAACCTGCTGGCGCTGCTGTTGGACCACGGCG from Spirochaetaceae bacterium includes the following:
- a CDS encoding SDR family NAD(P)-dependent oxidoreductase; amino-acid sequence: MKLQNRVALVTGAGRGIGRAIALAFAREGADVAVTARTAAEIDRVAAEVTALGRSAAALEVDLSGRAAAIALPERVANHFPAVDILVNNAGIGSNASPHRVVDYDDAFWDLSLAVNLTAPYLLTKALVPAMVERGWGRVINMASVAGKRGLLAAGAYTATKHGLIGLTRTAALETAGTGVTVNAICPGATRTVMMLRRLKVDAELRGAPVGEVEANINPMGRMLEPEEIAELAVYLASDDARGMTGQALNLSGGSTMH